Proteins encoded together in one Urocitellus parryii isolate mUroPar1 chromosome 3, mUroPar1.hap1, whole genome shotgun sequence window:
- the LOC144253868 gene encoding olfactory receptor 7A10-like: protein MEPGNDTQYLEFLLLRLAQDPELQLLIFGLFLSMYLVTALGNLLIILATISDSHLHTPMYFFLSNLSFVDICFTSTTIPKMLVNIQTQSKAISYAGCITQIYFSVLFIGLDDFFLTAMAYDRFVAICHPLHYMVIMNHRLCVLLVLGSWVVSVLHALLQSLMVLQLSFYTDLEMPQFFCELNQVVQRACSDTFLNEVVIYIASFLLALGPLFGILYSYFKIVSSIRAISSVQGKYKAFSTCASHLSVVSLFYGTSLGVYLSSAVTQNSHSTATASVMYSVVTPMLNPFIYSLRNKDIKSALRKICDTGK from the coding sequence ATGGAACCAGGTAATGATACTCAATATTTAGAATTCCTTCTTCTGAGACTTGCACAGGACCCAGAACTGCAGCTCCTCATCTTTGGGcttttcctgtccatgtacctggtcactgctctggggaacctgctcatcatcctggccaccatttcagactcccacctgcacacgcccatgtacttcttcctctccaacctgtcctttgtggacatctgcttcacctccaccaccatccccaagatgctagtgaacatccagacacagagcaaggccATTTCGTATGCAGGCTGCATCACCCAGATTTACTTTTCTGTACTCTTCATTGGGTTGGATGATTTCTTTTTGACTGCGATGGCCTATGACCGgtttgtggccatctgtcacccctTGCACTACATGGTCATCATGAACCACAGGCTCTGTGTATTGCTAGTTCTGGGGTCCTGGGTTGTGAGTGTCCTACATGCATTGTTACAAAGCTTAATGGTATTGCAGCTGTCCTTCTATACAGACTTGGAAATGCCAcaatttttctgtgaacttaACCAGGTGGTTCAGCGTGCCTGCTCTGACACCTTTCTCAATGAGGTGGTGATATATATTGCTTCTTTCTTGCTGGCTCTTGGCCCCCTCTTTGGCATCCTTTACTCTTACTTCAAAATAGTGTCCTCCATCCGTGCAATCTCATCAGTTCAgggcaagtacaaagccttctccacctgtgcgtCTCACCTCTCTGTGGTCTCCTTATTTTATGGCACTAGCCTAGGTGTGTACCTCAGCTCTGCTGTGACCCAAAACTCACACTCTACTGCAACAGCCTCAGTGATGTACagtgtggtcacccccatgctgaaccccttcatctacagtctgagaAACAAGGACATCAAGAGTGCTCTGAGAAAAATTTGtgacacaggaaaataa